In Mercurialis annua linkage group LG5, ddMerAnnu1.2, whole genome shotgun sequence, a single genomic region encodes these proteins:
- the LOC126680071 gene encoding uncharacterized protein LOC126680071: METDRSWMYRSHTNGLLTTGYKEHVKEFVRFALRHPACMSGVQIKCPCPKRGCRNTSYRDVDEVEFHLLKNGFVKGYQVWVFHGEGSVLNPPPLAQLPEQDVEFDYEDEGPGEFSSAQRMILDAAGPEITFPEDELPNAEAQKFYDMMRAAEEDIWPGNSRHSPFSASAKVMEIKCRHKGSVALVDDVCGLIQELLPEDNKMPTNFAKIKKLVKGLGLPVEVIDCCFYNCMIYWGEDADLTRCKVCNYARWKPVTHGKSTKRKANVPYSKMFYFPITPRLQRLYASKATARHMTWHADHEMDGDKMCHPSDSPAWKRFSELHSEFADEGRNIRLGLCSDGFQPFTNFGQQYSSWPVILTPYNLPPGMCMKDEFMFLTVLVPGPRNPKHLMDIFLQPLIAELNQLWECGVQTYDVHKRQNFQLKAALMWTINDFPAYSMLSGWSTAGRKACPYCMENTDAFTLDKSGKQSWFDCHRKFLPPNHQFRRNVTDFRKGKREVGKRFAGVRTGDELLAEIDRLGFKKAFEPGAKVTNALLSKDHGWNKKSIFWDLPYWRTNVIRHNLDVMHIEKNVFDNIFNTVLNVPGKTKDHAKSREELNDICDRPGLAKDPATGRFPKATYALDRDSKRVLLEWIQKIKFPDGYASNLSRCVDLKGLKMHGMKSHDCHVFMQRLLPIALRELLPKNVWEPLTELSIFFRELTSTSLSQEDLNRMETEIPKILCKLERIFPPSFFDSMEHLPVHLPYEAMMAGPVQYRWMYPFERYLRKLKKKVTNKGRVEGSISSGYLQEEIAKFASYYFAEGDPMLPVRLGRNETCDMDIDEDADRLGIFKPKGKPLRGSGRRYLEDDEIIAARTYVLLNCSEIEDYRRVFVAGLRERNSDISETEIERVLESDFASWFEQYVKDPTVCTNPFILSLAKGPCRKVTTYKGYYVNGFKFLTQEYGQDQLTMNSGVCVRGTEYVEGENDFYGVLTDIIELEYPALPMKQTVIFKCEWFDPTDTGTDTTNRYNLVDVNHRRRYNKYEPFILAEQADQVHYLPYPSRKRDKVNWWAVCKIKARSELDMPDAIIPAFQDDIEENPLIVETDDNPTNLADLNEVADEDALQIPPAEDEEEEFPPSSSDEDEEQLD; the protein is encoded by the exons ATGGAGACggaccgcagttggatgtacaGGAGCCACACAAACGGGCTGCTAACCACAGGGTATAAGGAGCATGTGAAGGAGTTTGTCCGGTTTGCATTACGGCATCCGGCTTGTATGAGTGGGGTACAGATAAAATGCCCCTGCCCTAAGAGAGGTTGTCGAAATACAAGCTATCGGGATGTCGATGAGGTGGAATTCCATTTATTGAAGAATGGGTTTGTGAAAGGTTACCAAGTATGGGTTTTTCATGGCGAGGGGAGCGTTTTGAACCCCCCTCCCCTTGCACAGTTACCGGAGCAGGATGTTGAGTTCGACTATGAAGATGAGGGGCCAGGTGAGTTCAGTTCCGCTCAAAGAATGATTCTTGATGCGGCCGGTCCAGAAATAACGTTTCCTGAAGATGAGCTCCCGAATGCTGAAGCTCaaaaattttatgatatgatgcgtgcggctgAAGAAGACATATGGCCTGGGAATAGCAGACACTCTCCATTTTCTGCATCTGCTAAAGTGATGGAGATCAAGTGTCGACATAAGGGTTCAGTAGCTTTAGTTGACGACGTATGCGGATTGATACAGGAGCTGCTCCCGgaggacaacaagatgccaacgaattttgctaaaattaagaAGCTGGTCAAAGGTTTGGGGTTGCCGGTTGAGGTTATTGACTGTTGTTTTTATAACTGTATGATTTATTGGGGGGAGGACGCGGATCTAACGCGCTGCAAAGTTTGCAATTATGCGCGGTGGAAACCTGTGACCCACGGAAAATCCACAAAAAGAAAGGCTAACGTGCCATATAGTAAAATGTTCTATTTTCCAATAACTCCGAGGCtacagaggttgtacgcttcgaAAGCCACTGCTCggcatatgacgtggcacgcagaCCACGAGATGGATGGTGATAAGATGTGCCACCCGTCCGACTCTCCGGCTTGGAAACGTTTTAGTGAACTGCATTCTGAGTTTGCCGATGAAGGGAGAAATATCAGATTAGGCTTATGCTCCGATGGGTTTCAGCCATTTACCAATTTTGGGCAGCAGTATTCCTCGTGGCCGGTCATTTTGACGCCGTACAATCTCCCCccaggcatgtgcatgaaggatgagtttatgtttttaacggTTTTGGTACCGGGGCCTAGAAACCCAAAACACCTAATGGATATCTTCCTACAGCCGCTGATTGCAGAGTTGAACCAACTGTGGGAATGTGGAGTCCAGACATATGACGTTCATAAGCGTCAGAATTTTCAACTAAAAGCGGCTCTTATgtggacaataaatgactttcccgcttattctATGTTGTCTGGTTGGAGCACTGCTGGTAGAAAAGCATGCCCGTACTGCATGGAAAACACCGATGCATTCACACTGGATAAAAGCGGtaaacaatcgtggtttgattgccatcGCAAGTTTTTGCCTCCGAATCACCAATTCCGTCGAAATGTTACTGATTTCCGTAAGGGGAAACGAGAGGTCGGGAAAAGGTTTGCAGGGGTGAGAACTGGAGATGAACTGTTAGCAGAGATTGATCGACTGGGGTTTAAGAAGGCATTTGAGCCTGGTGCGAAAGTTACTAATGCATTACTGTCAAAAGATCATGggtggaataaaaaaagtatcttTTGGGATTTGCCTTATTGGAGAACGAATGTAATacgtcacaatctcgatgtcatgcacattgagaaaaatgtCTTCGATAACATTTTTAATACCGTTCTCAATGTCcccgggaaaacaaaagaccatgcaaaatctcGTGAAGAGTTGAACGACATCTGTGATCGGCCAGGGTTAGCTAAAGATCCGGCAACTGGGAGATTTCCAAAGGCAACGTATGCTTTGGATAGGGATTCAAAACGAGTTTTGCTTGAGTGGATTCAGAAAATAAAGTTTCCAGACGGGTACGCGTCAAACTTGTCTAGATGTGTTGATCTAAAGGGgctgaaaatgcatggaatgaaaagtcatgactgcCATGTTTTTATGCAACGACTTCTGCCAATCGCTCTTCGGGAGCTACTTCCGAAAAATGTGTGGGAGCCTCTAACAGAGTTAAGTATCTTCTTCAGGGAGTTAACTTCCACGTCACTGTCACAGGAAGATCTAAACCGTATGGAAACTGAGATCCCAAAAATCCTGTGTAAGTTGGAACGTATATTTCCacccagcttttttgactctATGGAGCATCTTCCCGTGCATCTTCCGtatgaagctatgatggcaggaccggttcagtatcgctggatgtatccatttgaaag atatttgaggaaattgaaaaaaaaggtcaCTAATAAAGGCAGGGTCGAAGGGAGCATTAGTAGTGGATATCTGCAAGAAGAAATCGCTAAATTTGCATCCTATTATTTTGCTGAAGGCGATCCGATGTTACCCGTGCGTTTGGGAAGAAATGAAACTTGTGATATGGATATCGATGAAGATGCCGACAGACTGggaatttttaaacctaagggAAAGCCGTTGCGTGGTAGCGGCAGGAGATATCTTGAAGACGATGAGATCATCGCTGCTCGGACCTATGTTCTTCTGAATTGTTCCGAAATCGAAGATTATCGAAG GGTTTTTGTGGCCGGATTGCGCGAAAGGAACAGTGACATAAGTGAAACAGAAATTGAAAGAGTGCTTGAAAGTGATTTCGCCTCTTGGTTCGAACAATAT GTGAAAGATCCAACTGTCTGTACTAATCCGTTTATTCTGAGTCTCGCAAAGGGACCGTGTAGAAAGGTCACCACATATAAGGGATACTATGTAAATGGCTTCAAATTTCTGACTCAGGAATATGGGCAGGATCAACTTACAATGAATAGCGGTGTGTGCGTAAGGGGAACAGAATATGTTGAGggtgaaaatgacttttatggagtgctaacggacataattgagttagagtatccagctctaCCAATGAAGCAGACCGTCATTTTCAAATGCGAATGGTTCGACCCTACGGATACAGGCACGGACACTACCAATCGATACAACTTGGTAGATGTTAATCACAGACGCAGGTACAATAAATACGAACCGTTCATTTTGGCAGAACAGGCTGACCAAGTTCACTACCTTCCATATCCAAGTAGAAAACGGGACAAAgtaaattggtgggcagtttgcaaAATTAAGGCACGATCagaacttgacatgcccgaTGCAATTATCCCGGCCTT